Proteins co-encoded in one Paraburkholderia edwinii genomic window:
- a CDS encoding sensor histidine kinase gives MVAEYRALRASVLRRWQQTLPGDAAASQEMIRFNEAIDHMLAESVRQYAQRTERIRDLFAGVLAHDLRSPLGAILNSAEVVLHDSGLSSPSVRAVAIAQRSAVRMKHMIDDLLVFTRARPGDTLPVDFAPQDIGRICNDAADEVARHIRTHASTCASRASLPAGGTAAVLGQLLVNLLVNAVQHGSGNIAVSALGHDEELNLVVANEGAPIPAAALPTLFDPLTRANRSPRPSGPSSSMGLGLYICRCIARAHNGTIQAESTGGRTTFTVHIPRFPATAR, from the coding sequence GTGGTGGCGGAATATCGAGCCCTGCGCGCCAGCGTGCTGCGCCGATGGCAGCAGACGTTGCCCGGCGATGCGGCGGCCTCTCAGGAGATGATCCGGTTCAATGAGGCAATCGACCATATGCTCGCGGAATCGGTCCGGCAGTACGCGCAACGTACGGAGCGGATCCGGGATCTGTTTGCCGGCGTACTGGCGCACGACCTGCGTTCTCCCCTCGGCGCGATATTGAATTCGGCGGAGGTCGTTCTGCATGACAGTGGCCTGTCGTCACCCAGCGTCAGGGCGGTCGCGATTGCGCAACGCAGCGCCGTGCGCATGAAGCATATGATTGACGATCTTCTCGTGTTCACCCGTGCCCGTCCGGGTGATACGCTTCCGGTCGATTTCGCGCCGCAGGATATCGGAAGGATCTGCAACGATGCGGCAGATGAGGTCGCGCGTCATATCCGGACGCATGCATCGACGTGTGCGTCACGGGCGAGCTTGCCGGCAGGTGGGACAGCGGCCGTATTGGGCCAGTTGCTGGTTAACCTGCTCGTGAACGCTGTCCAGCACGGATCAGGAAATATCGCCGTGAGCGCTCTCGGTCACGATGAGGAGCTGAATCTCGTCGTGGCGAACGAAGGAGCCCCGATACCGGCGGCCGCCCTGCCGACGCTGTTTGATCCATTAACACGGGCAAACCGTTCGCCCAGGCCGAGTGGACCATCTTCGAGCATGGGCTTGGGACTTTACATCTGCCGCTGCATCGCACGTGCACACAACGGCACCATACAGGCCGAATCGACAGGAGGCAGGACGACCTTCACAGTGCATATCCCCCGTTTTCCGGCGACGGCACGCTGA
- a CDS encoding transposase translates to MRTYRRNSPEAAARIVALALTADGHVCSSEDRALDRLNVARELGLAPGQFPGIVQALCEDRLLSPASWADATGDLDGDLLTTLMAEIDDAALRRKVMRLCLAVAVADDYLADGEIALLAAMLEAWRPHRTAIAV, encoded by the coding sequence ATGCGCACCTATCGTCGTAACAGCCCCGAAGCCGCCGCGCGGATCGTCGCACTGGCGCTGACCGCGGACGGACACGTCTGCAGTTCCGAAGACCGCGCGCTCGACCGGCTCAACGTCGCGCGCGAGCTCGGCCTCGCGCCGGGCCAGTTCCCCGGCATCGTGCAGGCGCTGTGCGAAGACCGGCTGCTGTCGCCCGCGTCGTGGGCCGATGCGACCGGCGATCTCGACGGCGATCTGCTGACCACGCTGATGGCCGAAATCGACGACGCGGCGCTGCGCCGCAAGGTGATGCGCCTGTGTCTCGCGGTCGCCGTCGCCGACGACTATCTCGCCGACGGTGAAATCGCACTGCTCGCCGCGATGCTCGAAGCGTGGCGCCCGCATCGCACGGCGATCGCGGTGTGA